The genomic DNA TGCCCGAGCCGGAGGGCGGAGTCCCCGAGCGGGACGAGGTCGAGGACGTGGAGGTCGGCGGCGCAGGCCAGCAGCGTCTCGGCCGGTGTGGCCAGCCGGAGACCGTCGACCTCCTCGTACGCGGGCGGCGCAGCCAGGCGTACGACCTTCAGCCCCCGTCGCTGAGGATGCCGCTCGCGCTCGTCGACGGAGGCGAGCACGGGATGGGGCACCGAAGACGGGAGCCACCATCCCCGCGCCTCGGCTGCGGTCAGGTGGGTGAGGACCGCGCTGTCCGGCAGCACCTCGCACCAGCCGAGCAGCCGCTCGCGCAGGTCCGGTTCGGCGCTGCCGACGTGCACCCCGTGGGCCACACGGGCCCAGCCGGTCCGACGAACTCGTCCGCGTACGACCTCCACGCCGAAGCATTGCTGCGGCCGCGCTCGTCGTGCCGCTCGTCAGCGCCCCTTGTGCAGAACGCGCTCCGGTTCCGTCGGGGTTGTGGACAGCCCCATCCCCCGGCGAACCGCTGACGGACGACAGCGATCTGGCTCGATCTTCTGTCTTTCGTCAGCGTTTCGCGGAGGTGAGGCTGCGCGCGAGCCGAGGAGGCCTGTGGGGTGAGCGGGGCGGGCGAGCTCAGGAGGAGGGCAGGTGCCAGCGGGGGCTCGGCGACTTCGTCCTCCACTCCACGATCGACCACTGGTTGCGCTGGGCGGCGCGCATCAGCGAGATGTCCGGGCTCACCGCGACCGGGTTGCCGACCGTGGAGAGCATCGGCAGGTCGGAGTGGCTGTCGGCGTAGGCGAAGCTCTTGGTCAGGTCGACCCCGTGCAGGGACGCGTAGTGGCGCAACCACGCCGAGCGCGACTCCCCCACCAGCGGCGGCGTCTTGAGGAAGCCGGTCGCGCGGCCCTCGGCGTCGGTCCCGAGCTCGGCGGCCAGGATCACGTCGAAGAGCTCGCGCAGCGGCCGGGTCAGCACCGAGACCGCACCGGTGATGAGGATCGTCGTGTGCCCGGCGGCCCGGTGCTCCTCGATGCGCTGGAGGGCGTCCGGCGCGACCCGGCTGAGGATGAAGTCGTTCATCGTCGTGTCGACGCGCTGCTCGAGCTCGGCGAGGTCGAGCCCGCGGTAGCGGCGGTAGACGGCGCGCAGGAAGCTGCCGCGGTCGCGCTGCTCGGTGAGCAGGTAGCCGGGCAGCCGTCCCAGCACCCCGCCGACCTCGACGAGCTGCTCCACCGGCGAGAGCTCCGGAAGGCGGGCCCACAGGTACTGCTCGATGACGTTGGTCGACATGATCGTGCCGTCGAGGTCGAAGACCGCGACCGCCGACGAACCGGCCGTGTTGGCCGAGAGGTCGCGCATCGTCGTCGGCCGTGACCCGCGACGCTTGCGCAGCGCGTCCATCCGGCGTACGGAGGCGGTCACCGAGGGGCAGTGGACCTCCTCGATGTAGGTCGTCCAGTCGTAGCCGGCCGTGTCGAAGGCGAAGGCGTCGACGTCGGCCGCGTCGAGCGAGCGCGACAGCGCGAGCGTGTTGTCGTCGACGAAGTGCAGCTCCGACTGGGCGTACTCGTTGTAGAGCGTGTGGTAGCGCCGCCAGAAGTCGAGGCGCCCGCGCAGCTTGTCGAGGTCGCGGGCCAGCTTGCGGCTCCGGTTGGACCGCGGGGCGCGCGAGACGATCCGCTCGGCCACCCCGTGGGCGCGCTCGGAGGTCGACAGCAGCCGCTCCACCGACACCGCGCCGGGGAACGTCCACTCGGGAAGCGGGGCGCCCGGCTTGGTGACGTTCTCCAGCGGGTGCGCGGTGAAGTACGAGCGGATGTGGCCGTACATGTCGTGGAAGGTCAGCGGGTTCCGGGCGCCGGAGCTGACGTGGTAGTACTCCGGCTCCCCCGGCGTCGGGTCCGTGGCGCAGACGGCGAGGATCGCGTTGACGACCAGGTCGCAGGGCACGATGTCGAGCACCGAGTCGGCCGAGGCCGGGAACTCCGGCAGCTCGCCGCGGCCGTAGGCCAGGATCAGCGGCTCGGCCATCTTGAAGCCCTCGATCCAGCCCGGGTACGGGTGGAGCCAGCTCGACTCGACGATGGCGGGGCGGACGATCGAGACCTCGATGTCGGCGCCGAGGTCGGTGACCACGCGCTCGCCGAGGGCCTTGGTGAAGGTGTAGACGTCGGTCCAGCCGAGCGAGCGGGCCCGCTCGGTGCCGGCGGCGACGAGCTCGGCGGTCACCCACTCCTGGCGGCGGCGCTCGGTGTCGGCCGCCGTGGTCAGGTAGCCGGCCTGGCGGTGCTGGCGCTCGGCCTGGTGGCGCAGCGCGGTCAGCTGCTCCGGCATCCGCGAGGCCGCCTCGACCTGCTCGCGCATGGCCAGCCCGGCGCGGGTCTCGGCCTCGTAGTCGATGCCGTGCACGTGGCCGGCCTCGGGGATCGCGCCGCGACGACGGCCCGCGGTGTACGCGGTGGAGATGTGGACGTAGTGCGGGACCTTGGTGCGCTCGCCGTCGGGTCCGGTGACGGCCTCGAGCATCCGCTCCATGAGCCGCTGCGTGCCGACGACGTTCGTCGTGAACGCCTGGTCGATCGGCGGGTCGAAGGACACGTCGCCCGCGCAGTGCACGACGACGTCGAGGTCGGCGGGCAGCTCGGGGACGTTCGGCAGGTCGCCCTCGATGACCTCGACGCGCGCCAGCAGCGCGTCGAGACCCCCGGCCTCCTCGGCCAGCGGGGCGAAGATCTTCTTCTTCAGCAGGCTGCGGACACGGGCCTCGGCGCCGGCCGAGCCCTTGCGTCGCACCAGCACCGACGGGGTCGTGCCGGGCAGCTCGGTCAGCATCTTCCACAGCAGCTGCTCGCCGATGAAGCCGGTCACCCCGGTCATGACGATCTTCTTGCCGTCGAGGAGGTCGCGCAGGCGCCCGTCCAGGAGCGGGCCGTGGACCGGCTCGCGCAGCTCGCTCAGCGCGGGCCCGCGGTGGAAGGTGTCGGCGGGGACGCTCATGCGCGGGCCTCTCGTCGGCTCGTGACGGCCAGCGCCTCGGGCAGCGTGAAGCTGCCGACGTACAGCGCGGTGCCGATGATGGCGCCCTCGACGCCGCGGTCGACCAGCCCGGACAGGGCCTCGAGGTCGGCCAGGCTGCTGATGCCGCCGCTCGCCACGACGGGGGCGTCGGTGCGGGAGCAGACGTGCTCGAGGAGGGCGAGGTTGGGGCCGGAGAGCATGCCGTCGCTGGCGACGTCGGTGACCACGAAGCGCGCGCAGCCAGCCGCGACGAGGCGGGCCAGCGTCTCGTCGAGCTCGCCGCCCTCCTGCGTCCAGCCGCGGGCCGCCAGGCGGGTGCCGCGCACGTCGAGCCCGATCGCGACCTGGTCGCCGTGCCGGGCGATCACCCGCTCGCACCACTCGGGCGACTCCAGCGCCGCGGTACCGATGTTGACGCGGGCGCACCCGGTGGACAGGGCACGCTCCAGGCTCGCGTCGTCGCGGATGCCGCCGGACAGCTCGACCTGGACCCCGGCCGCCGCGACGGCGGAGACGATCGGCGCGAGCACCGCGGCGTTGCTGCCCCGACCGAAGGCCGCGTCGAGGTCGACGAGGTGGATCCACTCCGCGCCCTCGTCGACCCAGCGCCGGGCCGCGGCCATGGGGTCGCCGAACACCTTCTCCGACCCGGCCACGCCCTGCACGAGCTGGACGGCCTGGCCGCCCGCCACGTCGACGGCGGGGAGGAGGACGAGGTGGTCGTTCTCGACCGCGGGATCGCTCGGGAGCACCGGACGACTCTACCGGAGCAGCGAGGGCCTCCCCCGCCTCAGCGGGTGGTGACCACGAGGCGCGAGGTGCCCCGCAGGCCCCGGGCCTTGACGCTCACCTCCAGCCCGCGGCTCGTCGGGGTCAGCGCCGTACGGACCTTGCGGCCGTCGAGCGTCGCGGTCGCGACCTTGCTCCCCTTCGGCACCACGGTCCCGACGACGAGGTCGGTCCCGCCGTGCCGGGTCACGGTGGTGGTGTAGCGCGTCCTCGCCCCGACGCGAGTCCGCTCGGCGCTCACGTCGACGCTGCCCTCGCCGACCCGGATGCGCTTCGCCGAGGCGGAGCGCTGGTCCGGCGGGAGCTGGGGGACGACGGCGAGGCGGTCACGGCCCATGTCCGGCGAGACGCCGAGCCACTGGTGCACGACCGGCCAGAGCGTCCCGTACGCGCCCCACGCCTGCATGACCATCGAGCGCTCGGTCAGCAGCTTGTCGATGTTCGCGCCGAAGGAGCCGCCGGGGACGATCTCAGGCATCGCGCCGGGCATCTCCCACAGGTCGGGGTCGAGCTGGCTGCGCGCGTTGCCGTGGACGTAGACGCCCTGCTGGTCGGCGGCGAGGCGGCCGTAGTTGCCCTCGCTGACCCCGGCGATCGCGCTGTTGAGCGTGAAGATCGACGTCTCGTTGGTCACCGACGACACGACGTCGTCACAGCTCTGCCCGTCGGTGTCGCCGGCGACGCTGTTCGCCCCGGTACCCGTGTGGTAGAGCCCGAGCGGCCCGGTGAAGCACGGCCGCTCGTGCTGGGCCAGCGTGGTGCGGGCGTGGCCGGCGGAGGCCAGCGGCCCGGCCTTGCGGCCCCTGATCGCCGGCAGGACCGCGTCGGTCGGGGTCAGCCCGATCCAGTGGCGCTGGAAGATCCTGGTGTTCGCCCCGCCCACCGGGCTCGGGTCGAGCGAGTCGGCGTACGAGCGGGCCCCGTCCCGGCCGTACCACCAGGCCTTCTCGAACTTCGTGGCGAGCCGCAGCGCCTGCCCTGTGGCCCAGCGCTCCGTCTTCGTGTCGTGGCGCGCCTTGGCCAGGTCGGCCAGGTCGGCGTAGCCGCGGATCGTGTAGACGGTGTTGTCGAGCTTCTCCTCGCCCATCCCGTTCCGCTCGACGTTGCCGAGGCCCTCGGGCCAGCCGTCGGTGTCGAGCGAGGCGACGTGGCGCATCGCCCTGACGCTCGCCGGGTAGAGGTCGCGCAGGAACCGCTGGTCGCCGGACCAGCGCCAGACCAGGGCGACGGCGGAGGGGTACTTCGCCGACTCGTCGGTGTTGCCCTCGTCGGCGTTGGCGCCGAAGTAGACCGCGCCGTCCGGCGTCACCTCGTGGACGATCTTGCCGCTGCCGCCGTTGACCGCCTCGGACACGTCGCGGAGGGTGCGCAGGTGCGCCTTGATCGGGCCGAACTGCCCCGCGGCGACGGAGGCGAAGGCCGTGAACTCGCCGTCGGTGCCGAAGAGCCAGGTGTAGTCGGGCCAGCCGGCCCCGAGCCAGCGCATCGAGTCGAGCGTGGCCACGGGCGCGGGGTACTGCTTACCCGCGTCCACCACCCGGAGCGCGACGTCGTCCGCGCGCTGCACGGACGCGGCCAGCATCTGCTTGGACCAGGCGACGCTCTGCTCGGTGAGCTCGTCGTCGGGCAGCGAGACGACAGTGCGCCGGTCGACCTTCTCCCGGGCCGCGACCTTGGCCGCGAGGGCGGCGTCGGGGTCGGCGAGGAGCGTCGAGAGCGCGGCCTTCGCGCCGTCGGGCCCGGAGCGCGAGCCCCCGACACCGAACCAGACCGTCGTCGGGGTGTCCTTGGTCAGGCGCAGCTCGTAGGAGAGCTGGCCGCCCGTCCCCCGGCCGTACTCGGTGTCGTCGCAGCGCTTCGGCTGGGTCGGAGCGTCCGGCCCGGAGGCCGGGCAGACCACGGCCGGGTCCTGCGGCCCGCGGTGGTCGGGGCCGAGGTCGGTGGCGCTGGGCTGGACGGCGGAGCCGAAGGCCGCGGCCCAGTCGTGCGCCGTCTGGTTGGGGCCGGGCGGCGTGCCGCGGTCGCGGAAGAGCAGCGCCCTGCCCTCGACCGCGGCGGTGTCGGGCAGGTTGACCGTCGTCTGGCTCGGGGTGGTCTCGCCCCACGGGTAGGAGCCCATCAGCTCGGAGTGGGCGTCGGCGCGCAGCGTGACGGTCTTCGTCGTCGAGGACTGCAGGGTCAGCCCGACCAGGGCGCCCGGCACGCCGTCGGGGACGAAGTCGGTGCGGCTCGCCGCGACGCCGTCGGTCGCCGGCAGGTCGGTGCGGACGTAGCCCCAGCCCGAGGTCGTCCTCGTGCCCTCGCCGATCCACTGGTCGTCGAGGCCGAACCACATCCCGTCGAGCAGCTTGAGGCTCGGCGTCCAGAAGCCGCCCATCTCGCCGCGGGTGTGGAAGCCGGCCGCGGGGAACCGGCCGTCGGCCGTGCCGAGCACCCAGGCCTCGTCGCCGGTGACCACCGTGCGGCGGTCGGCGAGCCGGCTCGTCTCGGAGAGCTCGGTCGAGCGCGCGAGCGCCGGGTCGGAAGCGGCGCCGGGGGCAGCCTGCGCGGCCGGCGCCACGGCGGCGAGACCGCTGCCCGTCAGCGCCACGGTGACGAGCAGCGCGGCCGACCTGCTGCCGGTGCTGCTGGACCGCCTGCGCGGCGTCTTCGGGGTCTCGACCACGGGTCCGCTCCTCCCCCAGCCCTCGCCGTCGAGGTCTGAGGAGGGTGACGCTAGAGCCCCCCTACGACAGTCCTCAAGAGGGGTGGCGCCGCCGGGTTCGTGCGCCCGCCGGATCAGATCGTGGCGACCCAGTTGGCCACGAGCCGGGCGCCCGCGTCGCCGCTCTTCTCCGGGTGGAACTGGGTCGACCAGAGCGGCCCCTCCTCCACCCCGGCGACGAACCGGTCACCGGCGTGCTCGGCCCACGTCACGAGCCGGCCCTCGGGCTCGTCGAGCTCGCGCACGCCGTAGCTGTGCACGAAGTAGAAGCGCTCGTCGGCCACGCCGTCGAAGAGGCGGGTGCCCGAGGGCGCCTCGACGGTGTTCCAGCCCATGTGCGGCAGCCGTTCGGCGTGCAGCCGCTCGACGACGCCGGGCCAGACGCCCACGCCGTCGGCCTCGACGCCGTGCTCGATGCCCGAGCCGAAGAGGATCTGGTGGCCCACGCAGATGGCCAGCGTCGGCCGTCCGGCGGCGACCCGGGCGGCGATGACGTCGGGTCCGCCCACCGCGCGCAGCCCCGCCATGCAGGCCGCGTACGCACCCACGCCCGGCACGACCAGCCCGGGTGCCTCGAGCGCGGCCTCGGCGTCGTCGGTCAGCAGCACGCTCGCGCCCGTGCGCGCTACCGCCCGCTCCGCGGAGCGGAGGTTGCCCGACCCGTAGTCGAGGACCACGACGTCGGGCGAGGAGGGACCCGGGCTCACAGCGAACCCTTCGTGCTCGGCACCCCGACCACGCGCTCGTCGTAGGCGACCGCCTCGCGCAGCGCGCGGGCGACGGCCTTGAACTGCGCCTCGACGACGTGGTGCGGGTCGCGGCCGGCCAGCACGCGGACGTGCAGGCAGAGGTGGGCGTGGAAGGCGAGGGACTCGAACGCGTGCCGGGTCAGCGAACCCGTGTACGGCACGCTCGTGCGCCCGTCCGGGGCCAGGTCCCCGCCGCCGATCCGGGCGTACACCTGGCCCTCGGGCTCGCCGGTGCACACCGCGTACGGGCGCCCCGACACGTCGACGACGGCCTGAGCGAGCGCCTCGTCGAGGGGCACGAGCGCGTCGCCGAAGCGGCGGATGCCGGTCTTGTCGCCGAGCGCCTGCCGCAGCGCCTGCCCGATGGTGATCGCGACGTCCTCGACGGTGTGGTGCGCGTCGATGTAGGTGTCGCCGGTGGCGTGGACCTCGAGGTCGACCAGGGAGTGACGGGCCAGCGCGGTGAGCATGTGGTCGTAGAAGCCGACCCCGGTGGAGATG from Microlunatus sagamiharensis includes the following:
- the hisB gene encoding imidazoleglycerol-phosphate dehydratase HisB, with product MTQPHTATPGSTGRPARRASLERATSESSIRVSLDLDGSGASSISTGVGFYDHMLTALARHSLVDLEVHATGDTYIDAHHTVEDVAITIGQALRQALGDKTGIRRFGDALVPLDEALAQAVVDVSGRPYAVCTGEPEGQVYARIGGGDLAPDGRTSVPYTGSLTRHAFESLAFHAHLCLHVRVLAGRDPHHVVEAQFKAVARALREAVAYDERVVGVPSTKGSL
- the priA gene encoding bifunctional 1-(5-phosphoribosyl)-5-((5-phosphoribosylamino)methylideneamino)imidazole-4-carboxamide isomerase/phosphoribosylanthranilate isomerase PriA translates to MLPSDPAVENDHLVLLPAVDVAGGQAVQLVQGVAGSEKVFGDPMAAARRWVDEGAEWIHLVDLDAAFGRGSNAAVLAPIVSAVAAAGVQVELSGGIRDDASLERALSTGCARVNIGTAALESPEWCERVIARHGDQVAIGLDVRGTRLAARGWTQEGGELDETLARLVAAGCARFVVTDVASDGMLSGPNLALLEHVCSRTDAPVVASGGISSLADLEALSGLVDRGVEGAIIGTALYVGSFTLPEALAVTSRREARA
- a CDS encoding glucosidase family protein — its product is MVETPKTPRRRSSSTGSRSAALLVTVALTGSGLAAVAPAAQAAPGAASDPALARSTELSETSRLADRRTVVTGDEAWVLGTADGRFPAAGFHTRGEMGGFWTPSLKLLDGMWFGLDDQWIGEGTRTTSGWGYVRTDLPATDGVAASRTDFVPDGVPGALVGLTLQSSTTKTVTLRADAHSELMGSYPWGETTPSQTTVNLPDTAAVEGRALLFRDRGTPPGPNQTAHDWAAAFGSAVQPSATDLGPDHRGPQDPAVVCPASGPDAPTQPKRCDDTEYGRGTGGQLSYELRLTKDTPTTVWFGVGGSRSGPDGAKAALSTLLADPDAALAAKVAAREKVDRRTVVSLPDDELTEQSVAWSKQMLAASVQRADDVALRVVDAGKQYPAPVATLDSMRWLGAGWPDYTWLFGTDGEFTAFASVAAGQFGPIKAHLRTLRDVSEAVNGGSGKIVHEVTPDGAVYFGANADEGNTDESAKYPSAVALVWRWSGDQRFLRDLYPASVRAMRHVASLDTDGWPEGLGNVERNGMGEEKLDNTVYTIRGYADLADLAKARHDTKTERWATGQALRLATKFEKAWWYGRDGARSYADSLDPSPVGGANTRIFQRHWIGLTPTDAVLPAIRGRKAGPLASAGHARTTLAQHERPCFTGPLGLYHTGTGANSVAGDTDGQSCDDVVSSVTNETSIFTLNSAIAGVSEGNYGRLAADQQGVYVHGNARSQLDPDLWEMPGAMPEIVPGGSFGANIDKLLTERSMVMQAWGAYGTLWPVVHQWLGVSPDMGRDRLAVVPQLPPDQRSASAKRIRVGEGSVDVSAERTRVGARTRYTTTVTRHGGTDLVVGTVVPKGSKVATATLDGRKVRTALTPTSRGLEVSVKARGLRGTSRLVVTTR
- the hisH gene encoding imidazole glycerol phosphate synthase subunit HisH, with protein sequence MSPGPSSPDVVVLDYGSGNLRSAERAVARTGASVLLTDDAEAALEAPGLVVPGVGAYAACMAGLRAVGGPDVIAARVAAGRPTLAICVGHQILFGSGIEHGVEADGVGVWPGVVERLHAERLPHMGWNTVEAPSGTRLFDGVADERFYFVHSYGVRELDEPEGRLVTWAEHAGDRFVAGVEEGPLWSTQFHPEKSGDAGARLVANWVATI
- a CDS encoding HAD-IB family hydrolase, coding for MSVPADTFHRGPALSELREPVHGPLLDGRLRDLLDGKKIVMTGVTGFIGEQLLWKMLTELPGTTPSVLVRRKGSAGAEARVRSLLKKKIFAPLAEEAGGLDALLARVEVIEGDLPNVPELPADLDVVVHCAGDVSFDPPIDQAFTTNVVGTQRLMERMLEAVTGPDGERTKVPHYVHISTAYTAGRRRGAIPEAGHVHGIDYEAETRAGLAMREQVEAASRMPEQLTALRHQAERQHRQAGYLTTAADTERRRQEWVTAELVAAGTERARSLGWTDVYTFTKALGERVVTDLGADIEVSIVRPAIVESSWLHPYPGWIEGFKMAEPLILAYGRGELPEFPASADSVLDIVPCDLVVNAILAVCATDPTPGEPEYYHVSSGARNPLTFHDMYGHIRSYFTAHPLENVTKPGAPLPEWTFPGAVSVERLLSTSERAHGVAERIVSRAPRSNRSRKLARDLDKLRGRLDFWRRYHTLYNEYAQSELHFVDDNTLALSRSLDAADVDAFAFDTAGYDWTTYIEEVHCPSVTASVRRMDALRKRRGSRPTTMRDLSANTAGSSAVAVFDLDGTIMSTNVIEQYLWARLPELSPVEQLVEVGGVLGRLPGYLLTEQRDRGSFLRAVYRRYRGLDLAELEQRVDTTMNDFILSRVAPDALQRIEEHRAAGHTTILITGAVSVLTRPLRELFDVILAAELGTDAEGRATGFLKTPPLVGESRSAWLRHYASLHGVDLTKSFAYADSHSDLPMLSTVGNPVAVSPDISLMRAAQRNQWSIVEWRTKSPSPRWHLPSS